Genomic DNA from Setaria italica strain Yugu1 chromosome V, Setaria_italica_v2.0, whole genome shotgun sequence:
TCTAAATACGAGGGTTTATCCCAAAATATGGTGGGTGcaattaagaaaaagaaaacggaggCCGTATGAACTTTATCCCAAAATATGGCGGGTGAATTTTCTAGGTACGTATATATAATATGTTTAGATTAATATCAAAAGTTATATAGGTacaaaagttaaaatgaataggTAATTTGAGATGGATTGTTTTGTAGTCTCACGCACTCATTGGCATTGGTTTTAAATATCTAACCATGACGAGGTTGACGAACTAATGGGCACTTACTGCCAATATTTTATCCCACAAATGGGTCGACACATTATTATGCCACCACGTCAACATCTCACATACGAATCCAGTTGATATGAATACATGAGATGATGAGAATGCTATCTCCCTATTGCTGCATAATTCTATTATCTATTACTACTActtatatttcttttctttcatgtcAAGACAAGGCCCTCTCGTAATTGGCCATTATTATTCCAGTCCCCTTCTTCTCCCTTCCTCTcgtcccctccctccccttccgtCTCGCAACAGGCGAGGCGAGAGAACTCGTCGTGGAAGCGAAATATAGCCGGCTCGGATCCCCACCCGACCCATCCCACCCGTCCCGATTGCGTTGCACCAACGGGAgcgcccccgccccgccccgcgcctcctcctcccggcgtGCCGtgaccgcgccgcgccgcgcaagGTAACTAATGCCTTCTCTCCTCCACCCCCGCGCTGCTCTGCTGGCGCTTATTGATTTCGGCGCTTGATTTCGCGCGCCCTagggatcgcgaagtgggctcGCTGCGGTCTCGAGGTGGGTCTGGGTGGGTTTGATCTCGGTTCTCGTTTGCTTTGGGGGTGGTGGTGCCTTCTCGAGGGCGGAGCGGGAGGGGGATTCCGTtgtggccgccaccgccatgtGGTTTTCTGTTTCCTGCGTCTGCGTTGCTTCGTTTGATGCTGATGATGGGTTTCGACCACCGATCGCGGTTCGGTTCCGCACGCAATGCGTAGGGGGTTATGGTCCTCCGCCGCACCAGGATGTTGGTCGATGTTGTTGTTCGGTTACCGCCGCTTGTGACGGGGTGCTGCGGCCGTTGTTTCCTTTTGATCTCTCCGACCCTTCTGGGAATCGATTCTGTGCCCCGATTGGTCGCAATGTGCGGGAGGTTTTGCTTGTGCTTTTTTCCCTCGCTGGCCGGCCGGATTCTGCAGCGAAAAGTTGCCCCCCTGCCCCCACCTTTTCCTTCCTCCAGTTATCTTTACTCGTCGTGTTCATGATTCCTCATGCGTGCTTGGGTTGCCTTATGTGGTTTAGAAGGCCAATAAGCTGCAGCGTTTTGGTCCTCGGAGCTCAtttcttgtgacttgtgagaggAGAACACCGTATATTCCTCGTTATCTTCGTATAatttttccataatttttttccccGAATGGTTGCTGATCATGTTGTTTGTAGTGATTGTTTGTTAGGTGACACATTTCAACGATGGATCATTTCCCTTTGGTAGTATCTTGTTGCTTTTATTTGCACTTAATTAGTTAGCCTAGTTTCATTATTTGCAGCATGGTCGTTATTGCTATTTTCCGCTAGCAAACAGGAAGCATGAAAGGAATCGAGTATATCTGGCTCCATTGTCAGATTTAAAACATCCATATTGTTTACTGATCTGTCAAGCTAGGCTGGCAGATCCTTATGGTTTCCAAGTACACGTTTAATTATGAGATCTATATGGTTTCTGATACTCATTTAAAACATCCATTGCACTTCTCATCGATGATTATCTGATTGTTCCATAACGGCCCTTATCTTAGGGCATCTTCTACATTCATTGTTAATATGCAGTGGTGGTCATTTATTATTCTTATGGTCTATGGTTGAAGGTGTGCCTCATTATTTGACTCGTCTCTTTCATTAGGTTGTTGAGTGATGATGGACCTGTCCACGACTTCAGTGCTGGCAGCCAAGGCCTACAAGTACAAAGCAGAATCACTTGTTAAGGAGTACCTTCTTGCAGATTCGTATGTTTCATACACTGCTGTACTTGGTGGGATCCTGATGTGCAAGATGGTATGAAATTCCCCCTCTTACCTGTTGATACTTGACATTCATGATCAGCCTACCTTTGAATTAATATGCTCACACGGTTCTTGTGTTTAAATGGGGTCAGAAGATTACTATAAGTTTGGTATATCcctttttataaaaaagaacACTATAGGTAAATCGGGGACTGTGGAGGAGCatagagagaaaaaaattatagatgGTAGTGAATTAAACTGTCGATGTGCCTGAGATtggttgaaagttgaaactatTTGCTATTTTAACTGCATGAGTATATGCCATTATGCCCATTGTGGTAAGTtgccaaattactgttgtaAAATAGGTTTAACAGTTGCCCGGACTTCTAACAATCAGTTTTATCATGAGTTGTTTAGATTCCGTTTATTCGTGGTAAGTTAATCTCAGTAAATGCTATTGAAGACAAGTGCATTATGTGTAAACATAAATTAACATGAATGATTAATTGCCCCTTTTTTTGGCAGAACCAGAACTAGAACTTGCATCACGAGCTATTGTGTGACTCATATGTTTAATCTCTGTTGTTCTCTGTTTACTGAAGTTTATCATATTAGGCCAAATCTTGGTTTAGTCCTTTTCGTTAGAATAATTTAGTTGACTCTAGAATGTCTAAGAAAATTTGAATTATTGATAACACGGACGATGTGTCAGTTCTGCCTAGCCAATATTTGGTGTGGTGATCCATAGCAAATTAGGAAGTGTACTGCAATTTGTGTAGATAACAACATGCTAGCAATGATTATAGTTTCTGTTACTTCCAGCCTTGAACTCTTGCATGGAACTTTTTGTGATCAATCTCTGTGTGTCAGAACTCTAGTAACTTTCTTTTGAAATAAGTTCTGCCCATATCTTAGCTAATTTTACGTTTTGTTTCACAGGCCTATGACATCACAAGCTTAATCAGCTCATTGTACTACAAGGGTTATGGTTCACTTACAAAAATCCAAAAGCTTGAGTGGAACAACAGGTGGAACTATCATGTGCAGAAGTTATTTCCTTTTTCACCTTATTGCTGTGAGTGTTTATATTCAACATTCACTGTCTACTTGTTTAGGGGCATGTCCACTGTCCATGCGATATTCATCACAGTCATGTCGGTGTACCTGGTATTCTTCTCCAACCTATTCTCTGATCAGCTGGACGGACCAGTAACCTTTCGGAGTTCAAACCTATCAAATTTTACTCTGGGGGTAAAAGATGCTAAATTTCAGTTCCACTCAAGAATAGTTTACGTACCATATACAGTTTTCTCATTTTGCCTCATACCGACTGAATGTTTAATTTATCCAGGTTTCTGTTGGGTACTTCATCACTGACCTTGCTATGATATTCTGGGCATATCCTTCTCTTGGTGGAATGGAGTATGTAAGTGAATATATCTGATCACTAACATCTTTTTCTCTGGTATCTCCTTGCTTTATTTCTACTCACTCTATATATAAATTCATGCTGTTTTAACATGGCATTGTCTACTAAAGGCAACTTTGACTACTAACTTCTGCCACACTGTGTTGGCAAAAACTATGAAAATGTGGTATAATAAAAGCATTTTTCATGGTAAATCTATTACTTTAATTTTATTAACAGATAAATGCTTGTTTAGCCATATTAGTACTCAGAGTGGGCACCCCTATTGATTACACCTTGTCCAAACAACATACATTTGTATACAAAGGGAGTTTCAAACTTTCAATATTTACTGTTCCATTGTTATCTGTTATTGATTACTGGTTGGCCATTGTCAGGTTCTTCACCATATGCTGTCGCTTATTTCTATATTCTATGCTATGTATTCTGGGGAAGGACAGTTGTACACTTACATGGTTCTCATCTCTGAAACAACCACACCTGGAATCAACCTCCGATGGTATCTGTTGAAATCAATGCACAATGtttttttaaattatttatTACTTCAATGTATCTGACCCATGACCTGTTCTGTCATCAGGTTTCTTGATACTGCTGGGATGAAAAAATCCAAGGCCTATCTTGTCAATGGTGTTGCAATGTTTGTTGCATGGCTGGTATGTTACAACAGTGTAATTGGATGTTACAAGTTATAAATAATGCATTGCCTGCTGTTGATCATACAATACTTACTATGTTTTAATCTAATGCTGTGAATGCATGAATGAGCAGGTGAATTATATAGCCAGAAACTTGTTATTTTGTTAGGTGTAATTTGCTGTAAGTTTTACATTGTAAGGGATAGAAGGTTCTTTTTTCAAATTTCAGCCATCCTGGAACATCTTATGCTCTGATTGATGTTTCCCAGCTCCCTTGATCTATAGTAGGAGGGAGCAAAGGGCTATCATTAGAAGACTAGACGTTTTGTATCTTTGTGCTCTAGCAGGTTGGGGAAGTGCGGAGGATTAGGATAGGAGAGTTATAATATTTCAAGTGGAAATATGAATGCTACAAGTCAGTAGTTGTGTTTGATGAGTTTTTTGTCCTGATGGAGTTAGACAGACATTCTAGTACTGCTTAGGAACTTCCTATGTTTTTCTCTAATTGTGGAGAACTAATCGCTTCATGCAGGTGGCGCGGATAATTCTGTTCGTTTACTTGTTTTACCACATCTACTTCCACTATGATCAGgtacttttttttctcttacTACATTAAAAATTTAAAAGCAAGGGTATACATCAGTATCCCGCTGTTGATTTTGAAGCTAAACTTGGTTGTTGACAATAAAATTCTCTCGACAGGTCAAGCAGATGCACACCTTTAGCTGCATTCTGATATTTGCTGTGCCCACAATACTGCTTGTCATGAACACAATGTGGTTTGCCAAGATCTTGAGAGGCCTTAAAAAGACGTTAGCCAAGAGGCAGTGAAGAGAAGAATGGCAACACAAGCTTACGAACATTGACAGTCATCCCTTCGTACAGCCACTTTACAGCTACATGCACTTCCCAAGTAAAGCCGCCAGTGCAGCTCGTAGCACAAGCTAAAGCCATTGTACATGATCCAGAAATATGCTTAACACAGCCCGGAATTTTCCCTGGATGCTCTGCATTTGTACATACGCATGTCTGGTTATGGCTGAGGATGGTTTTTCAGTGGATCAGAATATCGGATGCTTCTACATCTTAACAATTTaggtagtagtagtagtctAGAAAGGTTGAAATTCTCCGCTTCAGCTTACAGGTTTAATATGCATGTCTTATCATTCTGACTTGAGAGTTGTAGCCGGTGCATTCCCTACCAGTACAACTAAAGTTTGCTTACAGTACTTCGTATCCAGCTGTTCAGCTCTTCATGGGCTGTTTTGGTTATTGATGGGCTGTTTCGGTTATTGATTGTCAAGCCTGGTAATTCTCATTGTGCAGGTGAGTTAAGCAGTGGCAAGGACGTAACTTAAAACATGAATGATGGTCTGAATTTAGATTTGTTCGATCTGCTTGTGTGCGATGTAGGTTGGGTTGAGCTTTTCTACGTTTTTGATTTGATCAGTCCAGCTAGTACTCATTTGGTGGTGTCCAGTGCTTGTACCTGGAAATGTTCATGATGCAGGATTCTTGCAGTCGCTGGGTAAGACAAGGTCACAAGGGACATGTATTTCTCTTTCCAGGCAAAGATTTGATCTGCACTTCTTAATATGCCCACATTTTTTTATTCTATGCAACGTGTAAGATGTACCCTACTTACTGTATCTTCATGAATCATGAGCAACGGTAACAACTGACTAGAAACAGGGAGAATTGCCAAGCTTTTACTACGACAGGCTGCGGCTAAGCAGCCCTTGGAATGACATGAATAGGTCCTTGTTTTCTGCACCGAAGATCTCATCCGCTTTTCTCAATGTTTCCTGGGGGGCAGCAGTTTACGCAAATATAAGCAATAATTCAATATCTTAAGTTCTTGGCAAATCAGTTGAAAAACTGAAACTTGGTCCAGGATTCGAACCTCTCGAGATTGCCTATGGGCGTTGAGCTCCTTGATATTGGCAAGAAAACCCGCAAATTGTTCGTAGGAGAGGCGACTCCTGTGATGCGAAACCGAGTTTATGCCAACCTTCTATGAGAAACTGGATAAGTTTAGTATAACAGGGCAAGCATGGGGACTAGCATACCTTGCCTGACGAAAGAACTCTTTGCCATCTACCCTACTAGTGCGTCCTGGAGCAGAGTTTGTCGAAAGAATGTCAGGGAAAGAGTTGCTGCTAGGCATTAAGCCAGGACTAGTGGAAACTTGCAAGAAACAGGGGATTTTAATGCTGAATGCTTATGCGATTGTCTGATCAGCACTACCTGAGATAGAATGTCCACGAGGGGGCGAGCTGGCAGCAGAGGACATCTTGCTGGAGGGCAGCCATGGCGACATGGCCATGTGGCCTTCCAACCGTGGCGAGGTGGCGCCGGACGTCAGCTTAGGCGACACCGCCGTGGAGTACCTTCTCGGCGAAGTGGCAGCGGTCCTCAGCTTCGGCGCAGGATCAGACGTGAGGCGTGGAGTGATGTGCGTGATGGTTAGCCTCTGCTCAAATGGCCTCGTTACTGTTCAAAGCAGGAGACAGACCGAGTAAGGAGCATCAGAAACTTTTGAAGATTGTGGCCACATCGATTCTGAAGCGTGTGTCCCTGCCACTGATCGTACCTTCCTGATTTACGCTTTCAGCTTCAGTAGATCCGTCCGAAAGAGATGATACAGGATGGCTATTCGCTAATCCATCTTCAGATAAAAATGACGCAGATATGGAATCATTTCAGGGGACGAACAGAGTGCAACCAGAGCTGATATTGTGCAAGCGAAAAAATACCTTTCCAGGAATTTGCTTTCGCCACCGATTGCTCGCAGGTTCTTATGTCTACAGTTTCCTGAATCTGTTCAGGGGACATGAAACATGAGTACCTCGAGGACATCAGCACTTCAGCAGTGATCTTAATTTGCCTTATTGCTTAGCGCAGACCAACGACAGTAATGCAGAGAGGATGACGAACTAACTCACTGGTGAATTATCGTCGCCTAGCGACTGCATCAGATGCCTCTTGAAGGTTTCCAGCTGCAAATTaagttaaaagaaaaaaaaatatgaaaattgAGATCTGAGCTAACAGGTGAGATCACTTCTGGTAAGAGAGCGTTTTACAGCGGCAAGCTCAGGGGAGGGTGTGCCGTTTGCGTGCAAGTGCTGTGATCTTGATCAGGTCATAAAACAAAATGCAGTCACCTTGGCGTGGTCCCTGGCCAGCTTCTTGGACGTCTGCGCGAGCGAGTCCCGCTCCTTGGCCAGCTTTGCCTGCGCGGACAACGAAATCAACCGGCTGATCAGTAAAGCAGGGAACCGCACCAGAAGAAAAATCAAGGCAGCAAAGCAAAGCAGCGAGGTGTGTCTGGTCTCACGTTGTCAtcgagcgcggcgcggaggcgcgCGTCGGCGTCCCGGAGCGCCAGCTCGAGCCTGGCGGCCCTGtcggcgagctcggcggcggcgcggtcccTGTCGGCCAGCATCAGGCGGAGGCGCGAGGCCTCGAGCTCGAGGCGCGAGGCCCGAgccgccacggccacggccgtgATCTTGCGCGCCACCTCCAGCTGCTCGTACGGgtccggcggcagcgcggccgCGATGGCGTCCGGCAGCCCCGCCACGGGcgcgggctcgggctcgggctcgggcccCGGCGCctgcgcggcggtggcggtggtggccgaggGTGTGGGCGTGGGGGTCTGCGTCATCGGAGGCGGAGAGCGTGGGAGTGGCGGTGGTGCGGGTGGTGGCGAGATCCGAAGCGGGGAGGCCGCGGTTTACGTTTATCGTTCGGGGCTGGAGAGCTCGGGCCGTGGACGGTGGCGCGAGGTGGGGACTGTGGGGGCGCGACGAATGGCGGGGTTACTTTGCGACTTTGCGTGCGTTTGAATACGCGCCGCACGTACAGGAGTTTGGGCTCCCTTTTCTCGCTCCGGCTTCTGCCACCTTCGGTGACCGGGACGACGAGGCGATTGCTGGCCGGGTGCTCCGATTAACAAATgcagcgctgctgctggtggtggtggaatgGTGTGCAGAAGCTTTGGAGAAGACGCTGCACGTGGTTGTTCTTCGTGGACCACTTGGCGCGCGATCTGTCTTGGCTCGTGGCCATAGGGGCGGCAGATGCCAGATGTTGAATCAAATTCAGAAGGCAAGCCATAATGTCCGGACGAGAGCGCGAACTCTTGTCTTGGTTACATAACATTTATCAGGTGAACCATCAATTCGGTCGTTGTAGTATAGTGGTGAGTATTCCCGCCTGTCACGCGGGTGACCCGGGTTcgatccccggcaacggcgTCTTTTTGTTGCctactttctctttttttttggacgCACCCACCACGGTTTCGGCCTCATCTGCGTGGTTGTTGTGGGCTCGAAGTCGGCCCAGTCGCTCGCTTCTCTGCAACCGAGCCTGACGTCGGTCCAACGGCTAGCCTACCTTCgggctccaccgcctccgcagCCCCGCGCCGCTCAAACCCTAAACCTCCTCCCCCGCATCGGAATCTCGCCATGGCGGCGGAACCGCCGGAGCCCGCTTCCTCGCGGGACGCCCCGCCCACggctccctcttcctcctcctccgccgccgtcgtcgccggcgtggGCGGCCCCAACCCGTGCTGCGCAAAGGTAATCGACCCTCTTTCTGCCCTAATCCTCACGCCGCATCCTGTTTCGTCCTCTCTTCCCTCCGTTCGGTTCCTGATGCGTCTTTGTCTTTGGGTGTTTCTTTTTTTCGGGGTTGGGTTCCGCAGCTGTGGAAGAAGTACCAGAAGCTGGAGACGAGCCGGACGGCGCTGCGGGAGGCGGTGAAGCTCCTGCAGGCCGAGAACGAGAAGCTGCAGAAGGAGAACTCGGAGCTCGGCAAAGGTACCTATTCGGCTACCCCTCGGCCTAAAATGTTCCCTGATTTCTTTTCCGAGTGTGCTGttctctttgttttctttttctgcatGACGATTCTGTTACAAATAGAAAGAAAAGATCACCTGAAGTATGCTGAGGTAATGCACATGTTTGGCTGTACGCATTATATTCCCGCAATACTGAACCGACATTTTGTgtagtcaaactattttattgTTGATATCTGTGCTGAAAGacaagtagtttttttttctcattcctAGGTTGTGTGCAAAGAAAGTAAACTTTTTCTTATAAAAAACCACTGCTTTGAAGTATCTAATGCTCTAAATTCTAATTTCATAGCATGTTAGTAGCATGCTAGCAGGAATTTTAACAGAAGGTGCCCAGAGAAGATGAATCTTTCAAAGTATGTCTGATTTCTCTTTAATGCTTCATATATCCATTAACATCAGTTTGATTTCTCCTCAATGCATCTTTTAGTCGTTAGCATCTATCAGACCCCAGTTTTATTGCCCTTACCATGGCGCACTTTAAAACACTTGATTACTTGAAATGATGACACCCACCCAAAGAAGTATGTAATTCTTCATGAACGGTTATGTGTAGATGCATGCATCTTGAAACCATTTCTTATGTGTATATTGCTTTAATGTTGTATTATATCTGTTTCTCTTTTGTGATGAACAGTTTGCAAGGAGGAACGCCTACGAGGTGATTCAGCAGAAGCAGCTAGGGCAACTGAGTCTGATGCCAGAGATCTGCTAGAAAAGGAGATAATTGAATTAAAGACGCAGAACTCACATCTGCAGCAAACACAAAATATCTGCAAACATGATAATGAACTTTTACGCATCTCTGaactggaggaagaaaatagaaAGCTCAAACATATTTTAGGAGAAGAATGGAAGAAGATTGCTTCTGAGAAGAAAAAAGCCGAAGAAGAAAAGAGTAAGGCTCTAGAAATGCAAAAGATATTGAAGTCAGAAACACAGAAGTCTGAAGAGTATAGAAGAGTTGCTGATACAGAAAGGAAAGTTGCCAATGATTGGAGAGCATCATGTGAAAGGTTGAGGAGTGAAGCAAATGAAGTCAGAGCCCAATTGGCATCTCAGATTCAGAAAACAGAGGAGGCACTTAAAAGGGCTGAAATGGAGAAGCAGAAGGTAGCCAGAGAAAAGAAACGTTCTGATTCAGAGAAATCATTAGCTGAAAAGAACAAAACACTAATTGAAGTTGAGAGGAAGAAAGTATCAGAAGAGAAGTTCCGTGCTGACAATTTATTTGCAAAGTTAGAGGAGCAGAAGAAACTCAATGAACGTTTGCGAACTAGTATTCAAGTTGAAACGAAGAATGGAATAGAAGAGAAAAAGCGAGCAGACCATCTGCTCCAGAAATTGGAAGAGGAGAGGAAACAGAATGAACATTTACAGAGAAAGACAAATGAACTTTGTGCTGGTAGAGATGTGATTTCTTCTGGCAAGTATGGTCGGAAACATGTTGATAGAGCTTCTGAGAGTGCAAATGTAAAGCTTCTTAAAGAGAAGCTTAAGCTGAAGAAAGAGCAACTAAAGCATGTGAAGAATGTGTCAAAGCTAGATAAAGCAAAAAATGCTTTGATAAGAAGAGAGCTTCAGCGTTTAAAACAAGACTGGATGCAACTACTGAGCCGATTTAACATGCTCGATGACCACCTTGCTGGTGGTGTTGAAGGTATTCATGTCTTAACAGAGGTCTGTATCTTGCATGCTACTTATTACTCTCTTCATCTATGTTTGCTAGGTTggttttggtaaaaaaaaatggaacatGCTTAAAATTTCTTCGCAAAAGACAATGATAGTTCTGACATAGAAACAATGAATATTTCTTAATCCCAGTGTGATTTGGTATTTCTTCATGGGCTCTCTATCTTTTAATGCTAATTAAAAAAGTACTTGATATGCTATAAAAATCATCGGGGAGCAGTCATTCCTTTTTCTGAGATCACACATTTTCTTAGTCTtcattttttccccaaaaaatcTTCTTGATTTTCCAAAGTATAGAATGGCGGAGCAAAAATTGTCATTAGAAGTGCATTTGCAAGTACCTTGATTGCATGTTATGCTTGAGTTCAATGTTGTGTTTGATTTGTCAGGTGAATCTTTCTTAAGTACAGCCTTAGGTCATTGTTGACTTTGCATGCCAAGTTTGTTCTTTTTCGCCTTTATGTTATCTGCAAATGTAATGGCTTTGCTCAAACTAATATATCACTTATCTAATGTTGATATGCAAATTATATGGAACCAATGGAAATGCTATGACATGATTTTCCCTCTAGATCATCAGAGTGGCTATGACTAAGCAGTTATGATTCACAAATTATGTGTTATAGTACATATGACCTGTACATTCTTTAATGTGGTTGCTGATATGTtgcttatatttttttaaagttCATTTATACTGGTTTTCTCTCTCCAATCTATACAAGCTGATGTGAATTACCGGCATTGTCTCATAATTGCAGTTGGAGCAGCACCCGGAGATACGTGGCTTCGAACAAAAGTTGCTTCCTAATGATTCAGTTCCTGCACCATATTTTGGGTTGCAGTCTGGGATGGTTCCATTCGGCTCTTCTATCCCAAGAGGATACACTTCATATCAGTTACCCAGAGAAAGCTGCACACGACCGATCTCAGGTACTAGTTCTGAATTAGGGCCTCCTCTTGGTAGCTCTCACAGGACAAAGTCCAAAAAGTCAAAAAGTCACTACAGATCTTCATGTCCCACATCCACATCTGATGAAAAGTTCATGGGCTCACAGGGTAAGGATGGCCTTTTTGTGTCCTCATCAACAGATATCAGAAATAACCAGGCTTCTGTTGTTCCTGAGCGGTGTCCTAAAGATAGTAATGGTAGATCATTGCCTCTAGAAGCATCGAAGTTGCCCTTGTCTGGTTGTACAGAAGTTACAGATAAAACACTTGGTGGTGATAGGAGGAGAAAAAGGACCAAAAAGTCTGTAGAACCTGCTGCTTGTCTCCCCTATAAACATGGTTTGCTGCATTCAGAATTGAAGGCCCATGCTGCCACTTCAAATGATGATCCTTCAAATAACAACATGCTGTCTGTGACTGAAGGTGACATGGAAAGTCATAGGAGAAAATATCTTGCTGTCTCTGATAAAGCTCCTTCCTTCAGTTTCCCTTCCAAAGTGCCTTCTCCTGGTGCAGGAAATGACTGTGCAGGTAGCAAGTTTGCTTCATTGC
This window encodes:
- the LOC101760314 gene encoding transmembrane protein 56: MMDLSTTSVLAAKAYKYKAESLVKEYLLADSYVSYTAVLGGILMCKMAYDITSLISSLYYKGYGSLTKIQKLEWNNRGMSTVHAIFITVMSVYLVFFSNLFSDQLDGPVTFRSSNLSNFTLGVSVGYFITDLAMIFWAYPSLGGMEYVLHHMLSLISIFYAMYSGEGQLYTYMVLISETTTPGINLRWFLDTAGMKKSKAYLVNGVAMFVAWLVARIILFVYLFYHIYFHYDQVKQMHTFSCILIFAVPTILLVMNTMWFAKILRGLKKTLAKRQ
- the LOC101777483 gene encoding uncharacterized protein At4g15545 — translated: MTQTPTPTPSATTATAAQAPGPEPEPEPAPVAGLPDAIAAALPPDPYEQLEVARKITAVAVAARASRLELEASRLRLMLADRDRAAAELADRAARLELALRDADARLRAALDDNAKLAKERDSLAQTSKKLARDHAKLETFKRHLMQSLGDDNSPIQETVDIRTCEQSVAKANSWKDGLANSHPVSSLSDGSTEAESVNQEVTRPFEQRLTITHITPRLTSDPAPKLRTAATSPRRYSTAVSPKLTSGATSPRLEGHMAMSPWLPSSKMSSAASSPPRGHSISGRTSRVDGKEFFRQARSRLSYEQFAGFLANIKELNAHRQSREETLRKADEIFGAENKDLFMSFQGLLSRSLS